A genomic segment from Glycine max cultivar Williams 82 chromosome 1, Glycine_max_v4.0, whole genome shotgun sequence encodes:
- the LOC100796112 gene encoding uncharacterized protein, whose protein sequence is MKLEGNKVTFRHSNIGLEPESQAFVFIDDDQVSDGYKLQNQKVKEYENVVPAFLENNEQGLDSSQYNMESADCMKNEYEAKVKDIVEPVSHSSKDMESFMKFPNDVESVKRSLTSPISNPAEGRDLPRNSVDGYMDKTVTECEPHLEVCYKESNYHVVKDICVDEGVLNKDKVMFVNTVDEKAHNFFHSESYENKEKQKDNTSIKALSLTPTEEKAHNFFLSESYENKEKQKDNISINVLSLTPTEEKAHNFFPSESKEKQKDNTSINVLSLTPTEESDEVHANHDQPKGLMHKDGDATEKISGNVNKEMKPLPEDKVLLQDLLTEDSVSSDDKGEQISNEPELHSQSEGSKNTVEEAILESPSLALADDESNNDNMLSEKESSTHQLDPSRPSDCGKEECHQAGVCKCDEIQQTMKPVEGKSDDQAVTGHIHHSLGEASFSSIGPMSGRISYSGPVPYSGSISLRSDSSTTSTRSFAFPIIQSEWNSSPVRMAKADRKHFRKQRWCWRDGFLCCKF, encoded by the exons AAGGAAATAAAGTGACTTTTCGACATTCAAATATTGGTCTTGAGCCTGAATCTCAAGCGTTTGTGTTCATTGATGATGATCAAGTTTCCGATGGATACAAATTACAAAACCAGAAAGTGAAGGAATATGAGAATGTAGTTCCTGCCTTTTTAGAGAACAATGAACAAGGTTTAGATTCATCACAATACAACATGGAGTCAGCTGATTGTATGAAAAATGAATATGAAGCAAAGGTAAAGGACATAGTTGAGCCAGTTTCTCATTCTTCCAAGGATATGGAGTCATTTATGAAGTTTCCAAATGATGTAGAATCAGTTAAAAGGTCCCTTACTTCACCAATCTCTAATCCTGCAGAGGGAAGAGACTTGCCTAGGAATTCTGTGGATGGTTACATGGACAAAACTGTCACAGAATGTGAACCACACCTAGAAGTGTGTTACAAAGAGAGTAATTATCATGTTGTCAAGGACATCTGCGTTGATGAAGGGGTCCTTAACAAGGATAAGGTCATGTTTGTGAATACTGTTGATGAAAAGGCTCACAATTTCTTCCATTCAGAGAGTTacgaaaataaagaaaagcagAAAGACAACACCAGTATCAAGGCACTAAGCCTAACACCAACAGAGGAAAAGGCTCACAATTTCTTCCTTTCTGAGAGTTacgaaaataaagaaaagcagAAAGACAACATCAGTATCAATGTACTAAGCCTAACACCAACAGAGGAAAAGGCTCACAATTTCTTCCCttctgaaagtaaagaaaagCAGAAAGACAACACCAGTATCAATGTTCTAAGCCTAACTCCAACAGAGGAGTCTGACGAGGTTCATGCTAATCATGACCAACCCAAGGGTTTGATGCACAAGGATGGGGACGCAACTGAAAAAATTTCTGGTAATGTCAACAAAGAGATGAAGCCTTTACCAGAAGACAAAGTTTTGTTGCAAGATTTACTCACTGAGGATTCTGTATCTTCTGATGACAAGGGTGAACAG ATCTCCAATGAGCCTGAATTGCACTCCCAATCAGAAGGCTCCAAAAATACAGTTGAGGAAGCAATATTGGAAAGTCCTTCTTTGGCATTGGCAGATGATGAATCAAATAATGATAACATGCTTTCAGAGAAAGAAAGCTCCACTCATCAATTGGATCCTTCACGTCCTTCAGATTGTGGTAAAGAGGAATGCCACCAAGCTGGTGTTTGTAAATGTGATGAAATTCAACAAACAATGAAGCCAGTAGAAGGGAAGTCCGATGATCAGGCTGTAACTGGCCACATTCATCACAGCTTAGGCGAGGCAAGTTTCTCTTCCATTGGCCCCATGTCGGGTCGAATAAGCTACTCAGGGCCGGTACCTTATTCTGGCAGCATCTCTCTTCGATCAGATAGCAGCACTACCAGCACGCGATCCTTCGCATTTCCCAT AATTCAATCTGAATGGAATAGCAGCCCGGTCAGGATGGCGAAAGCCGACAGGAAGCACTTCCGAAAGCAACGGTGGTGTTGGAGGGATGGCTTTCTATGCTGTAAATTCTGA